taaaatcacgTCACGTCGACGGGAAATAATCTTTCAGCGGACCAAAAACTGGAATTTATGAGGCAGTTTAGTACACGATGACGTCGTAAAACTACACTAGCACGCGTACGTGTCGTTCTGATAAAGTGGAAAAGGAAACACCGGCCCTCCCGGACACAACTCGAATCTCTCTCTACACATCGCGCAGCTTTGTCTCTCGGGAAATATACGATTTTAGATCCGCCTTCTATTTCcggaaaatttactttttcccCGTTCCCTTCGCGCGATCACGTTCCAATCACGCTCGATTACACAGCAGGGAGGTGTGCATCGGCAACACATCTTCGCGACTTATTGCTGCGTGAAGCGGGAAAGGAACTCTTTCGGATTTTCGTAATAGCTCGTATTTCTCAACGGCGATTCCCCGGgctacttttattttttattctgctATTTTTTACATCCAAAGTGCTCTGTAAAATCGTATTTTGATAAACAATAAAGCGATATACCACTCAATCCAGATAACATTTTACGTCTTCGAAATAGCGCACACGGTTTATTTCTTTTCGAGACTCTTAAATAATGCACGACTGAGAATATCGTGTCGCCGTCCGCCGGCTTTACAGCTTTTACCGAGAATCTCCCGGACGAACGTGATTTCCACGCACCCTTCGAGAGTTACGACGGGGCGACACAATCCGACTTACAAAACGTCGACATGAATAATGCACTCACCCGGCATCCGCTCGTTGTCGCATTTATGTTCAACGACATAGCGATGTATAAACATTTACCATTGCTTGTTAATGAATTTGCTTCGATCATTATAACGTGACATTGCAATTTTACATTGATACATATCTAGAACGCGTTATCTTCCAATTTGCGTACGCGATTTAATCACGAGATAAATGCGATTATTACGCACCCCTGCGGGATTGtcgcaattttttatgtaattcgATCCACCGCACGCCGGCGGATGAAAAATACGTTTGGGGCGGCATAGGCAGCATTTAACGACAACGCTATTTGTGCCCCCTTTCGCGGTAGGCAAATGACGACGACAAGGGCACAACCGCGGCGACTAGAGGCGCGTGCGCGCAGCTGCGCAGATTTTACGTCCCTCAAGATCGCGCCGAGAGGATCGACTGTGTCGAGAGAAGGACCGGTAGTAGCCTCATTTCGACACAAGCTCGTATCTCTCCGGCACATTTGACAATacgggcgcgcgcgcgttgaTTGCCAATCTAATGCCGTTCGCACGGAAACGTGTCAGTAGATAGATTCGTCGGTTGCGGAATCACAGAGGATACAACTACAACATTTCCGGAACGACATGATTCCGTTGCTAGACTAGAGAAGGACGTTTCTATCGTAACCAACTGTTAATGATCAAAATCAATCGCTATTCAGCACTAGACGAATTGTTGTGAAAAGTCCGTATAACGATAATAACACggttttttttcaactttgtaaacaataaatttaaagaaaagagaatttttacttttagaattaattttacaattttcaaattttgcctcgaatttttatttgaagagAAAACGAAAGTTTCCTCGAAATTAagtaaaagagagaaaattgttGCCGATGTTTACCTTAGCTTACCGATTGTGCGTtaagattaatttatgatttattgcCCCGCGTTTAGCTTGACTGGAGCAATAATTAGCGCCGGCAGTGATTTTCTTGCGTACAAGTAGAACAATCGATGCCGCGATAAGCCGAGTCGTGCGGAGCGAGGTTTGTATCGTGTACAGgtgatttcatatttattccTTATCACGTCGCGGTTATCGCGCTGGCAATCTTAATTAAGCGTAATTATCACCACCTTTGTTGTTTGTCAAAGTTTCGGCGAATCTTGATAGCGCGACGACACATGCTCACGTCTTACGTAATTCAAACGCCTGCGCGGAATTAATAACGCCAGTCGCAAATACGACTCCGCTAATTAGTAACACAATAAACCCTATGCAATCAACGGATCACAGCAAGACGCGGAAGTAAAATAAGCTACGTGCTAGAACATGCAAAACTATATCCCGCAGTTTAACTCCTGCgtgcataaattattcttacgcCGTATTACAAGATAGAATTCTTCACACATAGACGTAATATTTGGAAACTATTCTTCAATTACGGTGATCGTGATAGCTGAGCAAATCCGGGTAAGTAAGCACGAGATTTCACGATCAAATATTAGATCGAATGCGGTATCGTCAAGGTCGTTGGAACAACGCCCATGCatttctccctccctccccccctctctctctctctctctctttctcgccgaATACTGATCCGCCTTTAGATTTCCCGGATCGGAATCCCTGGGATTAGTATCCATTTCCCTGGGGCACGGCACCTTGGCTCCGCGATAGGATTTATTCTGAATAGCGTCGGTCGCGCGCGAGCGAATACGGCGCACGAATGCGGAATAGTCCCTTCTCGACCTCTGGCTTGCCTTATTATTCCATTGCGACGCTAACGTCACTACCTCCATGTTAATTTGCCGCATAACGTGCCGACGGCAGTGATACAAGCGAGCTATACGAATATAATTTAAGGATGCATCGCCGATGCAACACGCGCGTTTCACGCATTCGCGATGTttcccttccccccccccctcccccggcgaaagaatatattttcggGATCGTCCATCCGCATTGCGCCGCATTTCTCCGTCCAGCAATTGCACGTAACAAATGCCGCCGCACACGCGAGACACTTTTGCGAAAATCGTTTCCTTTTCCAGGAGTGAGTACGAGATCGCATTCGTTGGTGAAGAGGTTCGACGGGATTTACACGGGGCCTTACTTCGACTCGAACACTCCAACGAATATCACGGCGCAGCTGGGCACTCACGCTTATTTACCGTGCAAAGTGCGGCAACTTGGTAACAAATCAGTAAGTTATATCTGAGAATATATAACTTAATTATCTCGACCTAAAAGAAGGACGATAGGGTGAAACCGAGCGCTGCTATTTCGATCACGGAGCTATTCTAATCGAACGAAAAGACAGAATTATTGCACATCGATATACCGTAAAGTTTGCTCAATAAGGCCAGcggtacaaaaatatattacgtgtaataattaattagattcgATTAAATTTCACCGTTCGTTTTAACTAGATCGATCGCGCAATTTAAATAGCTTCGATCGACAATTTCTATTCTGTGTCAACAATGAAAATCTTCAGCTagcaatttttctttgaataatgtgaaaaatattaatctcaaCAATGTGACGTGTAcagcaatttttattgtcttgtGTTATCATTTATCTTCGAACTTTATGTAAAGCCAACATGACTTCATACATATCAAGCACAGCTGTCATCGTGCCACCAAATTGAGACCTAATTTATCTTTgccatatttttgatattaggaACGTGCTGTGCCTTACATGTTCCATACATTGACAGTTTGATTTATTAACGAGCTTATTTGTCACGCGGTAACACGTAATGGCCAAATTCCTGACTGACAGAGGCACGTAAATGGGCAAATTCCTACTAACAATAGAACTTTATTTGAGATATggcaataacaaaaaaaaaaaaaccttccgataaattatttgcactGACAATAAACTGAGCAACAAATTCGGAAGGTGATTTATTCCTATTTTTGCCGTATGCCATTTCGTCGCCTACATACAAACTAGATTTATTTGCAAGCGGAcacgtctttttttttgcgtctaccttcgcttttattttattattaataccgAGCGCTCGGATTATAATCGGCGCATCAAAGCGAGTACGAGTTATTTCCGTTATCAatcattcttttcattaaCGGCCCGCTGCGGAATAAACGTCGATCCTGGACGGCTCACAACTGCTTCTATCAAAAGTCGCGCAGATAATGCAATGTCATACCTAATATAGCTTCACGACCGCACTATCGCGAGACCCATCCTATTTTCGTCGTGACGGATAACTGTCGACGACAGATAAGCCGCCTACGTGTCACGTGCTATTAAATCGTCCTCCGCGATCTCTCCCCCGCGGTCCCTCGTCGTCAGATCAATTTACCACGCTAATAGAACGCCACCAATCGGCTAATGATTCGCGTTTTATCCGGCTCTTCCCGTTCGCTCCCGTAACCCGCATCGCGAGATCGGTAACCGTAGCACGTGTGTGTCGACAATTTCGCGTGAGGCGGGTGTCGTCGGACGTGTAATAAAATTCCCATTGACACGCAGCCCTCGCGGAGGTGGTCcccgcgtctctctctctcgttaaCGAACCGGTCGGACGCGTACGCAAGCGTGCGCGGCGGGGTGTGCAGGGTGCACGCCTGTCGCTGTTGGCACGCGGTCGACGACTAAGTATCCGGTAACACGCGACCCCCGTATAATCCCCGCGCGTTACTTCAAGGGCCCGCAGTCGCCGCCACCGCGATCCTTATCGGCCGGCGAATTAAATGTACCTAGTACCTCGCCTTCTTTCGACAACACACACTCGTCCTAACGTCGCGCACCATCTAGATTTACGTCGATCGCGCGCGAGCCTTCCTTGATGGCCGTCCGGTCGATGAACGATAAATTAACTGGGCGGCAGGAGTCGAAGATTGATCGTCCGGAATCAGAACAAGCCGAATATACCGTttcttatctttcttttttttcattatatctTGCCTCTATCCTTTACACTCGCCGAGCTTTTTACGCATTACTAACTTTTTCTGTCACTCTCGATGTTCGCTCAGCTGTGAATAAATGATTCTCGCGATTCTGAGATTAAGCTAATGCGATTACAAGAACGAcaattgatgaaaataaatttcagacATATTTAAggatacttaaaaatattatctgttCTGCGACAATAACTGAGAGGAAACTAAGTAACAACTTCAACAATGAAGTttcattgcaaattaataaaatttcaacgcGCAATTGTCGGAGGattatgaaaacattttgtattCTGGAAAAAGATTTAACGCGTTGTGTAAGGTGATCGTTTATTTCGGCTAAAGGTCTCCTGGATTAGAAGAAGAGATGCGCATATTCTCTCGGTGGACAGAACAATGTTCATTCCGGACGAAAGGTTCCAAGCGATTTCTGGAGAAGCAGACACGTGGACGCTGCAGGTGAAATACGTCCAAGCGCGCGACGAAGGCGAGTACGAGTGCCAAATCTCGACCGACCCGAAGAAGAGTCACATCATCAAGCTCAACATCGTCGGTAAGTCGCGGAGTAATGTATAAACCGCTTGTTCGTCAAACCGCGAGAAGCGACGGGGGGAAATATCGAGTAATCGAACGCCGTCGTGTTGCAGTGCCAAAGATCGAGATCTTGGGGGACCGTGACATGTACGTGAAAACCGGAAGTACAGTCGCGATACGATGCGTGATAAAGCAGTCCCTCGAGGGCCCGTTCTACGTTTTCTGGTACCACGAGGGCGATCGCGTTCTAAATTATCAGTTGAACAAGATCGACATTCAGACGAAGAGGATCGAGCAAGATACGGTGAGCAGCCTCGTAATCCACAACGCGAAACGGGAGGACTCGGGTAATTATACTTGCAGCCCGAGTAATCTGGACAGCGCAAGCGTGCAGCTGCATGTACTAAACGGTGAGTGgaacattattttgaaataaaaattcttatttttatttcaagtttatttttatttcaagtatttcagttcttaaaaaatcaaatacaaaaatttaaactgaTTGTGAGCTTCGTATTTCTTTTCGTCTAAacataaacttataatttataatttcactgATCGTAAAACTgcatatgagaaatttttaatacactcGAGACGTGTCGCAGAGAGTATAAatacgataatatttattttacgaaaaaaatataggtCAGTGTAGTTCTTTAAAAGTTGACTTAtacttacataaaattaaagaaaaacttagtttaaaataataaaaatggaacagcttgaaattttttttttctaaacatagATCACTATTACGTAaatatcgtatatatatagttgTTTTATTAGATGCAAATATATCCGATAATTTTCTAGGGGAACACCCTGCGGCGATACAGAGAGGCATGAGTTCAGCGCCGTGCGGCTGTCCCACCATATGGTGGCTGGCAGGCGTGGTGACACTGTACGCGAATCACAGCACCCGCGTATTCGTCATCGTTTTTCTGCTCCATATGTTTCTCCACTCGAAAGATCCATTTTACTTTGACACGGAACGATAATCAGGCAAGACCGGAGAATGGTATACGCATATAATCGATTATCTCCTGCTACGAGACCCCGACTACCTCGAGAGAAGAGATCCTCGACCATTGCGAGCCGATTTCCAAAGGATCAGGGACAAAAAGGGCGAGGGTGAGAGGATTCGGAAAATAGAGGGTGAAGCAATAGAGGGAAAAAGAGACCggagaagaaaataatgatcCCGGAGGTAGTATGTTTTTTCTCCCTGCGCGCAAAGTAAGAGTTAAAGAGATTCATCTCGATTATCGAGACAGTGATCCGGCCGTTAGAAATTAGgaattagttaattatatgaattcTTGTTAAATTGCTGCGAGAGCTATACGTGCTGGGGAAGTTATGAAATTTTTGACGTTgtcgaaaatataaattagatgGAGCTTGAAGAACGGGTGGTCCGTGAATATGAGTGCAGCTCAAAATTTCGGTAAGAAATGTCGCACACATTCATCATTTGAAAGCCATTTATTGAGTTCCAATGTATtcacttttcttttaaatagaaaaaaaaaacgaataattatatacttaaaaaGAAGCAATAATTGCGAATTCTGTGATTTCTTGATACATTCCATATTTGTGCTCCTACAGAATTGTTTCACGTACTTCCCGTTTGTTAGCTCAACAAGGTAGAAAGTTACGAAATCTCAAAGAAAGGAACGCCCTAAGAACGATCGCGATCCCGAGATCCTGTCGCGAGGGCGTTGGGTGGTTTCGTAGCGTCCATTACAGGAACAAGAAGGCGATAATGTGACAGAGAATATAtagatagaagaaaaataagagCGACAGGGAAAAGAGAGAAGGTTGCAGAGGGGATCGTCGATGAGTGACGGGACACAGAAAAAGAACCGTCGTGAAAAtgggcaaaaaaaaaacgaacagAAAAACTTCGTCCGCGCCGCTCGAATAGAATTGAAACTTGTTCGatgaattttcgaaatgcgatgtgattaattatattcgaTAGCGACCGATTATAACAAGCGTGTCTATACTCGACGTCTACCGCGTAATTGAGGATCGTCTTGAGACCGAGCGATCTCGGCCATCGTCCCTTAGACGATTCGTCGATACGCGCCGAAAGCGATTagattattaactttattttatcgatcaaCGAGTCTGCTCCGTAATCGCTTGAAAAGTgacaaagaaagaagaaagaatttACGTATATTACTTGAAGTGATCTCATTAGAAGGTGAAAATGTcgttattaacattaataacgcAGCGATGGCAATATTCAATCGGAAGAAAAGATTCATATCAAGCGACGCTTTACCATATCAAATCCACAGTCGCGATATTCTGATATTCTCAATACAGCCAGATTCCAAGAAGTAGTCGAAGTAATAAATCACAAGCCATTCATTTTACACGGATGATTTTTATCCGCAGTAAGTCGATCGAGAATGAAGCGAGATATCGCGATGGAAATTATCACTGcctctatttaatatttagccGTTCAAAGGCGACGAGAGTCTCGAGACGAtccgcgagagaaagagaaaacttCGGTATTAAAACGCATTGAGTATACACACGCCgatcaaaatatatcataCGTCCGCGCATGCACAGTTTGATTCACTGCGACGCGGGCCGCGCAGAACAGATGCCTTTTCTACTGACTCATTTACGCATCTCGTCACGCGATTTCGTGGAAGTATCAcgtttttatagaaaattgaaatatcttttaggaacatagagaaaatttatataccaATTTACTTGGAAAAtcaatgtttatataataaaaacagttTTGTTCTCTCCTCGAAAGTTCTCCAAAATGCGTATTGTAACTATTTCCTATCGTCTCGCGATTATTCATATTGAAATGTTAATACAACaccttttttatataaaatttataaatctatattatcgtattatataacaatttcatatgtatattaaatccCTTTCTGATTCTTTTTcgacaatatttttcacaaattatcaaacattttatagaCGGTTAACAATAGGGGAATACTTTCGATAGGTATCTTTTGATAATATCTCGCGTATCTCCACGACGGTTTTGGCCCGCGGCGCGCCGTCTCTGAGCATGATCGGTTGTATAATTTAGCGGACGAGCGTACGGCTTTCCGGTGGGCGCCCGCGCCCACCGTGAATTTGCTTTCTTCTCGCAAGTACTAGAGGAAtactgttttttataatattatatatataaataaatatatatatataaatatatatacaaacgaacagaaatatatatatatgtatatgtgtacgcGCGCAAATACGTTGCACATGGGTGTTGAATATTGAACAAGTTTCAGCTCGCACAAACGAGAGGCGCATATAAAGCG
Above is a genomic segment from Linepithema humile isolate Giens D197 chromosome 6, Lhum_UNIL_v1.0, whole genome shotgun sequence containing:
- the LOC105678228 gene encoding neurotrimin; its protein translation is MRRSSYVNYYVLCLVCWILLGITGVSTRSHSLVKRFDGIYTGPYFDSNTPTNITAQLGTHAYLPCKVRQLGNKSVSWIRRRDAHILSVDRTMFIPDERFQAISGEADTWTLQVKYVQARDEGEYECQISTDPKKSHIIKLNIVVPKIEILGDRDMYVKTGSTVAIRCVIKQSLEGPFYVFWYHEGDRVLNYQLNKIDIQTKRIEQDTVSSLVIHNAKREDSGNYTCSPSNLDSASVQLHVLNGEHPAAIQRGMSSAPCGCPTIWWLAGVVTLYANHSTRVFVIVFLLHMFLHSKDPFYFDTER